Sequence from the Priestia megaterium genome:
ACCTCTTCTTCGGAATAAATCCGTGCATTTCCTTTTGTGCGCTGCGGGGGCAAAATGAGTCCAATCTCTTCATAATACCGAAGAGCACGCTTGGTCAAACCGGTCATTTTCGTCACGTCATCGATTAGATACATGCTTTCCCCTTCACCTCCCTTTAACATTAACGTTAACGTCAACTCTGTATTACTATTATAGATTAACGTTAACGTTAATGTCAATGAAATCAAGACATTTTATGTAAATTTAAAAAATATGTGCACAAAACAACCTATTGATAAATCAATAGGTTACATCAATATGTCATATAGCTGCTGTGCTGTTTCTCCTGTTACTTTACCATATACTCCTCTTCTTTTAGAAGTAAGTTCCGCACTCTCGGAGGTGAATCGTACATTGTATACGACGCCTTCATAATTAAGCTGTACATCTGGGTCAAGAGCGATGCTGTAATCAGCTTTTTTCCATTGAATTTGTTTCATAATTGATTCTACAGTTAAAGCATCTTCTGAACTTAACGTTTTATCTCCTGCTTTTATAGGCTTGCCCTCCCTTTTTTTATTAAATTTTAGTTCAGAATGAGAAAATGAAAATTCAAGTTGATTTTTATCATGCGCTATGAAATCTTGGGGTAGTTCTACATAGCGGACAACTTCTCCTTCGTGTACAAACACAAGCATTTGATTAGCAGCAGATATTTTTTTCATCACCTCTTCACTGACCGGTGCGTTTACAAGTTTTTCTACGTCGGCTTTCTTGCTTTTGTTTGTTAATAAATATCCTTTTTCCCATTTAAAATCACTTAACTTCGATACATCCACTGAGCTTACACCTTTTTTTTCAAATGATTGCTGAATATTCTCCCCCATTTCTTTGTCGTTGGTGACTTGGGCATTAGAACTGCACCCTACTAAACAACAGAAAATAATGCCTATTGCTATAAGAGCCTTCACTTTTGCCTTCCTCCTCTCTACCATTCTTTTAGACAATTCCAACTTCGTACCATTTTAACATATAATTCCTATTTTTTCGTGAAAACAAAGAAAGAATACGCTTACATAATTTCACGCATATAAATTTGATTTATTTATAAGTTTTTTCTGAATATTTTAAGAAAATTTTAATATTTTATTTAGTTCGTTTTTAAACTTTATCTTTAGACTAAAAAATAAGTTAAAAATAAATAACGCAGGAGGAAAACAATGACTTGTCTATCTGAAGTTTTAAAGTTTAATGAAAAATTTGTAACAAATAATCAATTTGAGGCTTTTCAAACATCCAAATTTCCTAACAAAAAAATAGTGATCTTAACTTGTATGGATACACGTTTGTTAGAATTACTTCCTAAAGCCATGGGGCTAAAAAATGGAGATGCAAAAATAGTTAAAAATGCCGGAGCTGTTATCTCCCATCCCTTTGGCAGCGTCATGAGAAGTATATTAGTTGCCGTCTACGCTTTGCAAGCTGATGAAGTATGTGTCATCGGTCATCATGAATGTGGAATGACGGGCATGAAAGCTGAAGCTATTTTAGCCTCTGCTGAACAAAGAGGGATTAGCACGGAACAGATTCGTAATCTAAAATATGCTGGTATTGATTTAGAATCATGGCTGACTGGGTTTGAATGTGTAGAAGATAGTGTCGAAAACAGTGTGGATATGATTCGAAATCACCCTTTATTACCGAAAGACGTGCTTGTTTCTGGAATGGTTATTCATCCCTCAACAGGAAAACTTGACGTCGTTGTAAACGGCTATTCCCAAGGCCGAGCTGAAACCGTAAGCTCATGAAGGAGGATTTTATTGAATGCTAAAAGATAACCGATTTCAAGGCTACTCAGCAGGGCATTTACAAAAAGACATTATCGCCGGTTTGGTTGTTGGGGTCGTTGCTATTCCTTTAGCAATGGCCTTTGCCATCGCTTCTGGTGTAAGACCTGAATACGGAATTTATACAACCATTATCGCAGGGATTATGGTTTCAATATTAGGCGGATCGAAATTTCAAATTGCAGGTCCAACAGGTGCATTTGTTCCGGTGCTGCTTGGAGTTGTCATGCAATATGGTTATGAGAACCTCATTATTGCCGGCTTTATGGCTGGAATTATGATTACGCTTCTCGGAATATTTAAGCTAGGGAAATTTATAAAGTTTATTCCGCGCCCTGTGACGATTGGATTTACAGCAGGAATTGCGATTATTATTTTCTCAGGTCAGATCGCTAACTTTTTAGGATTAAAAGGAATTGCAAAACATGAGGAATTTCATTTAAATATGATTGAAATCCTACGAAAAATTGCAACGATTAACATTTACAGCGTCATCATAGCCGCTATTTGTTTAGCTATAGTGATTACAACGCCAAAGTTTTTACCTAAAATTCCCGGTGCTCTTCTAGGTCTTCTTGTCTCCACACTTGTAGCCATTACACTGTTCCCAGGCAAAGTTGCAACGATCGGCTCTACTTACGGTGCCATTCCAAGTAAACTACCATCTTTTAGCTTCCCAGATTTAACATGGGATAACATTGTGATGCTATTTCCGGCTGCCTGCGTAATTGCAATGCTTGGAGGTATTGAATCTTTACTATCGGCTGTTGTTGCTGATAATATGGCCAAAACCAAGCATAATAGCAATAAAGAGCTTGTGAGCCAAGGAATTGCTAATATCGCTACCTCGCTATTTGGCGGAATTCCAGCAACTGGTGCCATTGCCAGAACAGCTACC
This genomic interval carries:
- a CDS encoding beta-class carbonic anhydrase, which codes for MTCLSEVLKFNEKFVTNNQFEAFQTSKFPNKKIVILTCMDTRLLELLPKAMGLKNGDAKIVKNAGAVISHPFGSVMRSILVAVYALQADEVCVIGHHECGMTGMKAEAILASAEQRGISTEQIRNLKYAGIDLESWLTGFECVEDSVENSVDMIRNHPLLPKDVLVSGMVIHPSTGKLDVVVNGYSQGRAETVSS
- a CDS encoding SulP family inorganic anion transporter, encoding MLKDNRFQGYSAGHLQKDIIAGLVVGVVAIPLAMAFAIASGVRPEYGIYTTIIAGIMVSILGGSKFQIAGPTGAFVPVLLGVVMQYGYENLIIAGFMAGIMITLLGIFKLGKFIKFIPRPVTIGFTAGIAIIIFSGQIANFLGLKGIAKHEEFHLNMIEILRKIATINIYSVIIAAICLAIVITTPKFLPKIPGALLGLLVSTLVAITLFPGKVATIGSTYGAIPSKLPSFSFPDLTWDNIVMLFPAACVIAMLGGIESLLSAVVADNMAKTKHNSNKELVSQGIANIATSLFGGIPATGAIARTATNIKNGAASPLSGVIHGLVVLLVLVMLAPYASNIPLASMAPILMFVAWNMSERKEFAHILKTKSADSFVLVATFLLTVLMDLTTGVGVGLLLAIVMFVKRMSGSLKISKVLADTSEKAHKPEVMEYTMQGSLFFGSAEVIEDSFDNIVEAKPKVLLLRMSQVSFIDTSGEALLSKVVERLKDSHSQVVISGLQHQPKEMLKSTGLYDKIGEKNIFSSEPPVSKIKARHRIATT